In Holophagales bacterium, one DNA window encodes the following:
- a CDS encoding transcriptional repressor, with amino-acid sequence MQRHTQQREAIRRAFASADRPLSPGELLAAAQTEVPRLGVATVYRHLRALVESGWLAEVPLPGAPSRYEVAGKHHHHHFRCRLCDRVYEVEGCPPDLSALLPRGFRLEGHEITLLGTCDGCSGSEPPPSQRGGRLVARPGAAASRRRRAPAKR; translated from the coding sequence ATGCAGCGCCACACCCAGCAGCGCGAGGCGATCCGTCGCGCCTTCGCCAGCGCCGACCGCCCGCTCTCGCCCGGCGAGCTGCTCGCCGCGGCGCAGACCGAGGTCCCCCGGCTCGGCGTGGCGACGGTCTATCGTCACCTGCGTGCTCTGGTCGAGAGCGGCTGGCTCGCCGAGGTCCCGCTCCCCGGCGCACCGAGCCGCTACGAAGTGGCCGGCAAGCACCACCACCACCACTTCCGCTGCCGGCTCTGCGATCGCGTCTACGAGGTCGAGGGCTGCCCGCCCGACTTGAGCGCCCTGCTACCGCGCGGCTTTCGCCTCGAGGGGCACGAGATCACCCTGCTCGGGACGTGCGACGGTTGCAGCGGGAGCGAGCCGCCGCCGTCTCAGAGGGGCGGCAGGCTGGTCGCCAGGCCCGGAGCGGCCGCCTCGAGAAGGCGCCGCGCCCCGGCGAAACGCTGA
- a CDS encoding C40 family peptidase, whose product MNGSAVVLAATLQMACLDPSAASALPEPVVRAACPPAATAVREALSLLGTPYRRGSTDPRRGLDCSSLVRRVYRPLGLDLPFSAAGQLSVGEQVERESLAPGDLVFFRNTYKRGISHVGIYLGGDRFVHAASRRRGVVVSSLDQPYYRQRFAGARRLLEAAAPGLATSLPPL is encoded by the coding sequence ATGAACGGATCGGCCGTCGTCCTCGCCGCGACGCTCCAGATGGCGTGTCTCGATCCGTCGGCCGCGTCGGCGCTGCCGGAACCGGTGGTGCGCGCGGCCTGTCCGCCGGCGGCAACGGCGGTGCGCGAGGCGCTCAGTCTCCTCGGAACTCCGTATCGCCGCGGCAGCACCGATCCGCGGCGAGGGCTCGACTGTTCGAGCCTGGTGCGGCGGGTCTACCGTCCGCTCGGGCTGGACCTGCCGTTTTCGGCCGCCGGCCAACTGAGTGTCGGCGAGCAGGTCGAGCGCGAATCGCTGGCGCCGGGGGACCTGGTCTTCTTTCGCAACACCTACAAGCGCGGCATCTCCCACGTCGGGATCTATCTGGGAGGCGACCGCTTCGTCCATGCGGCGAGCCGCCGGCGCGGCGTGGTGGTCAGCAGTCTCGACCAGCCGTACTACCGTCAGCGTTTCGCCGGGGCGCGGCGCCTTCTCGAGGCGGCCGCTCCGGGCCTGGCGACCAGCCTGCCGCCCCTCTGA
- a CDS encoding metal ABC transporter permease encodes MDSWQELFALDFFRHALLAGLLASVLCAVVGTLVVLKRLVSISGGVAHAAFGGLGAAYHFGFSPRLGAIAVAALSAVGLGFLDGEKARRQDAAIGVLWAVGMAVGLVLIHLTPGYAPNLVGILFGNILLVDPTDLWIAAVADLVVLLLLALLGKEIAAVAFDEEAARLAGVPARAYSILLLGLVAVSVVVLLQLVGIVLVIALLTLPPLVALRLARGLRAVIALAAGVGAVVTSGGLLLAVRFDLPAGPVMVLLGALLLGLSQLVRPRAIREVRAATGLAL; translated from the coding sequence ATGGACAGCTGGCAGGAGCTCTTCGCCCTCGACTTCTTCCGCCACGCCCTGCTCGCCGGGTTGTTGGCGAGCGTGCTCTGCGCCGTGGTGGGCACGCTCGTCGTGCTCAAGCGGCTGGTGTCGATCTCCGGCGGGGTGGCGCACGCCGCGTTCGGTGGGCTCGGCGCGGCCTATCACTTCGGCTTCTCGCCCCGACTCGGAGCGATCGCCGTGGCGGCGCTCTCGGCGGTCGGCCTGGGTTTCCTCGACGGCGAGAAGGCGCGGCGGCAGGACGCGGCGATCGGAGTGCTCTGGGCCGTCGGCATGGCGGTGGGACTGGTGCTCATCCACCTGACGCCGGGCTATGCGCCGAATCTCGTCGGCATCCTCTTCGGCAACATCCTGCTGGTCGACCCGACCGACCTGTGGATCGCCGCGGTGGCCGACCTCGTCGTCCTCCTGCTGCTCGCGCTGCTCGGCAAGGAGATCGCCGCCGTCGCCTTCGACGAGGAGGCGGCCCGCCTCGCCGGCGTGCCGGCGCGCGCCTACTCGATCCTGCTGCTCGGTCTCGTCGCGGTCTCGGTCGTGGTGCTGCTGCAACTCGTCGGCATCGTCCTGGTCATCGCCTTGCTCACCCTGCCGCCGCTCGTCGCTCTGCGGCTGGCGCGCGGGCTGCGCGCCGTCATCGCGCTCGCGGCCGGCGTCGGCGCCGTGGTGACGAGCGGCGGTCTGCTCCTCGCCGTGCGTTTCGACCTGCCGGCCGGCCCCGTCATGGTGCTGCTCGGCGCGCTGCTGCTCGGTCTCTCCCAGCTCGTCCGGCCGCGCGCCATCCGCGAGGTGCGGGCGGCGACGGGGCTCGCGCTGTGA
- a CDS encoding ATP-binding cassette domain-containing protein, translating into MSGRPGAAPPLLLEARRLGFRFGGDLVLDEVNLTLREGERLAVLGPNGGGKTTLVRLLLGLLAPDRGEIAWHRPREWRRLAYVPQFPAFERGFPLRVDEMVLQGCLRDRAPLRRYRAEDRERVDALLAALDLGELREAYLSELSGGQLKRALVARALAARPNFLVLDEPTASLDEPSRRALWRLLGGLPEETTALLVTHDLAPDTFAPSRAVLVDRGLEELAIDGLHQHPAVCGHTHG; encoded by the coding sequence ATGAGCGGCCGTCCGGGCGCGGCCCCTCCGCTGCTGCTCGAGGCTCGCCGGCTCGGCTTCCGCTTCGGCGGCGACCTCGTGCTCGACGAAGTCAACCTCACCCTCCGCGAAGGCGAGCGCCTCGCGGTGCTGGGCCCGAACGGCGGCGGCAAGACGACGCTGGTTCGCCTCCTGCTCGGCCTCCTGGCTCCCGATCGCGGAGAGATCGCCTGGCACCGTCCGCGCGAGTGGCGCCGACTCGCCTACGTGCCGCAGTTCCCTGCCTTCGAGCGCGGCTTCCCGTTGCGCGTCGACGAGATGGTGCTCCAGGGCTGCCTGCGCGATCGCGCGCCGCTGCGCCGCTATCGCGCCGAGGATCGTGAGCGCGTCGACGCGCTGCTCGCCGCGCTCGACCTCGGCGAGCTGCGCGAGGCCTACCTCTCGGAGCTCTCCGGGGGGCAGCTCAAGCGGGCGCTGGTGGCTCGCGCCCTCGCCGCGCGCCCCAACTTCCTGGTGCTCGACGAGCCGACCGCCTCGCTCGACGAGCCGTCGCGCCGCGCCCTCTGGCGCCTCCTCGGCGGACTGCCGGAGGAGACGACGGCCCTGCTCGTCACCCACGACCTCGCGCCCGACACCTTCGCCCCGAGCCGGGCGGTGCTGGTCGACCGCGGTCTCGAGGAGCTGGCGATCGACGGTCTCCACCAGCACCCCGCCGTCTGCGGACACACCCACGGCTGA
- a CDS encoding zinc ABC transporter substrate-binding protein — MSASHHSQVAPGDRPRSSGAWCAVVLAVLAAVVGAPAASAAPFGSAAPRPGVVVSVAPLGWLVDRLAADAVELTVMLPPNAEVETYEPTPQQMRALAGCGLYVAVGHPLFALEAAYVEPILARQPATRRIGLGAALASRPGDAAGDPHAWMSLRVLRQTLPGLARELAALLPAEAATIGERERRLAAEIDALDAEIGAQLARAAAERGRRFLVLHPAFGFLAADYGLVQVALEHEGKEPSPRQLAQVIAAARSGGARVVLVTRGTPPRPAEVVARELGGRLVEIDPLARDWPVGLRAIVAALAEALYR; from the coding sequence ATGTCCGCGTCCCACCACTCGCAGGTCGCCCCCGGGGACCGCCCGCGCTCGTCGGGAGCGTGGTGCGCGGTCGTCCTCGCGGTGCTCGCCGCCGTGGTCGGTGCGCCCGCCGCGTCCGCCGCGCCCTTCGGGTCGGCGGCGCCTCGTCCGGGAGTCGTGGTGAGCGTGGCGCCGCTCGGCTGGCTGGTCGACCGCCTCGCCGCCGACGCCGTCGAGCTCACCGTGATGCTGCCGCCGAACGCCGAGGTCGAGACCTACGAGCCGACGCCGCAGCAGATGCGGGCGCTCGCCGGCTGCGGGCTCTATGTCGCCGTGGGGCACCCGCTCTTCGCGCTCGAAGCGGCCTACGTCGAACCGATCCTGGCGCGCCAGCCGGCGACGCGCCGCATCGGTCTCGGCGCGGCGCTCGCCTCGCGACCGGGCGACGCCGCCGGCGATCCGCACGCCTGGATGTCGCTGCGCGTCCTGCGGCAGACCCTTCCGGGGTTGGCGCGCGAGCTCGCGGCGCTGCTGCCCGCCGAGGCCGCGACGATCGGCGAGCGCGAGCGACGCCTGGCCGCCGAGATCGACGCGCTCGACGCGGAGATCGGCGCGCAGCTGGCGCGCGCTGCGGCGGAGCGTGGCCGACGCTTCCTCGTTCTCCATCCGGCGTTCGGCTTTCTCGCCGCCGACTACGGCCTCGTCCAGGTCGCCCTGGAACACGAGGGCAAGGAGCCCTCACCGCGCCAGCTGGCGCAGGTCATCGCTGCCGCCCGGTCGGGCGGAGCCCGTGTGGTCCTGGTGACGCGCGGCACCCCGCCGCGCCCCGCCGAGGTCGTGGCGCGTGAGCTCGGCGGTCGGCTCGTCGAGATCGATCCGCTGGCCCGCGATTGGCCGGTCGGGCTGCGCGCCATCGTCGCCGCGCTCGCCGAGGCGCTCTACCGATGA
- a CDS encoding deoxyribodipyrimidine photolyase: MSVPRDRVTLVNGRPTRPDGEIVLYWMIAARRSGWNFALERAVELAGRFGRPLVVLEALRCDYRWASDRLHRFVLDGMRENARRFAGRALLYHPYVEAAPGEGRGLVAALAERACAVVADEFPTFFLPRMIGVAARRSPVAFELVDGNGLLPVGATEQVFPSAYAFRRFLQRHLRPHLARFPEPDPTAGLALPRLEALPGALAERWPAATPELLAGERAALAGLPIDHGVAPTASAGGAAAAEKTLDTFLEHRLARYASERNVPDLEVTSGLSPYLHFGHLSVHEVFTRLMTRLGWSSEDLATTATGQREGWWGVEANAEAFLDELVTWRELGYNFCAKREDYAAYESLPDWARETLGKHASDPRDPVYSLAELEAAATHDPLWNAAQRQLVGEGRIHNYLRMLWGKKVLEWSESPHAAVEALVHLNNRYALDGRNPNSYSGIFWCLGRYDRPWGPERPVFGTVRFMSSANTARKVSVKEYLRRFGAEASLF, translated from the coding sequence ATGTCCGTCCCGCGCGATCGCGTCACCCTGGTCAACGGGCGTCCCACGCGCCCGGACGGCGAGATCGTCCTCTACTGGATGATCGCCGCCCGGCGCAGTGGCTGGAACTTCGCCCTGGAGCGCGCGGTCGAGCTCGCTGGGCGCTTCGGCCGGCCGCTCGTCGTCCTCGAGGCGTTGCGCTGCGACTACCGCTGGGCGAGCGACCGCCTCCACCGTTTCGTGCTCGACGGCATGCGGGAGAACGCGCGACGCTTCGCCGGCCGGGCGCTCCTCTACCACCCCTATGTCGAGGCGGCGCCAGGGGAGGGCCGGGGGCTGGTCGCCGCGCTCGCCGAGCGCGCCTGCGCGGTGGTCGCCGACGAGTTCCCGACCTTCTTCCTGCCGCGGATGATCGGCGTGGCGGCGCGCCGCAGTCCGGTGGCGTTCGAGCTGGTCGACGGCAACGGGCTGCTGCCGGTCGGCGCCACCGAGCAGGTCTTCCCGAGCGCGTACGCCTTCCGCCGTTTTCTGCAACGTCACCTGCGCCCGCACCTCGCCCGGTTCCCGGAGCCCGACCCGACGGCGGGCCTGGCGTTGCCTCGGCTCGAAGCCCTGCCCGGCGCTCTCGCCGAGCGTTGGCCGGCGGCGACGCCCGAGCTGCTCGCCGGCGAGCGTGCGGCGCTCGCCGGGCTGCCGATCGACCATGGCGTCGCTCCCACGGCGTCGGCCGGAGGCGCCGCCGCAGCCGAGAAGACGCTCGACACCTTCCTCGAACACCGACTCGCCCGATACGCGAGCGAGCGGAACGTCCCCGACCTCGAGGTGACGAGCGGGCTTTCGCCCTACCTGCACTTCGGTCACCTCTCGGTGCACGAAGTCTTCACGCGACTGATGACCCGCCTCGGCTGGTCTTCGGAGGACCTGGCGACGACGGCGACCGGGCAGCGGGAGGGGTGGTGGGGTGTCGAGGCGAACGCCGAGGCGTTCCTCGACGAGCTGGTCACCTGGCGCGAGCTGGGCTACAACTTCTGCGCCAAGCGCGAGGACTACGCGGCCTACGAATCGCTCCCCGACTGGGCTCGCGAGACACTGGGGAAACACGCCAGCGACCCGCGTGACCCGGTCTACTCGCTCGCCGAGCTCGAGGCCGCTGCGACCCACGACCCGCTGTGGAACGCCGCGCAGCGCCAGCTCGTCGGCGAAGGACGGATCCACAACTATCTGCGCATGCTCTGGGGCAAGAAGGTGCTCGAGTGGTCGGAGTCGCCGCACGCGGCGGTCGAGGCGCTCGTCCATCTCAACAACCGCTACGCCCTCGACGGGCGCAACCCCAACTCCTACAGCGGCATCTTCTGGTGTCTGGGCCGCTACGACCGCCCCTGGGGGCCGGAGCGACCGGTCTTCGGCACGGTGCGGTTCATGAGCTCGGCGAACACGGCGCGCAAAGTGAGCGTCAAGGAGTACCTGCGCCGCTTCGGCGCGGAGGCCTCGCTCTTCTGA
- a CDS encoding cobalamin-dependent protein (Presence of a B(12) (cobalamin)-binding domain implies dependence on cobalamin itself, in one of its several forms, or in some unusual lineages, dependence on a cobalamin-like analog.), whose protein sequence is MRIALVKAPVGGILGLEMLTFVEPLGLICVAGALEAAGHLCRVFDLRIDGEEAGLAACAAFDPDLLGLQCNFTTERRRALRLAERLRREMPRAFLVVGGHDASRDSAWFAHPAIDAVAVGDGEETMPPLAAALERGADPASVPGLVLNRRGTQHETGPIPFREDLDSLAPPARHLIERYAPEYYINFRKPLALLETARGCPFKCNFCSVWKFHHSSFRVKSPARVVEELRAISAPNVFVTDDIFWMDARRSLEMARAIRDAGIRKYFTVQTRTDIICRFPEVIEQWKECGSLAIFLGLEAVTDQGLASINKQNRASNNERALGILKDLGVGYTPNFIVDPAWDHDDFALLREWISRTGAYNSGFSVLTPLPGTDLWNEARDRVTTDDWELFDIVHAVLPTRLPLAEFYEEYSRLWRHVLEVRFRHRGRVRTWLQLGAALATGKVGLGAVRKGMNIAKVFSRPETFLRAHASAAD, encoded by the coding sequence ATGCGCATTGCGCTGGTCAAGGCGCCGGTCGGTGGGATCCTCGGACTCGAGATGCTCACCTTCGTCGAGCCGCTCGGCCTGATCTGTGTTGCCGGGGCTCTCGAAGCGGCGGGGCATCTCTGCCGCGTCTTCGACCTGCGAATCGACGGCGAAGAGGCCGGGCTCGCCGCCTGTGCCGCCTTCGATCCCGATCTGCTGGGGCTGCAGTGCAACTTCACCACCGAGAGACGGCGTGCCCTGCGCCTGGCCGAACGGCTGCGCCGGGAGATGCCGCGTGCCTTCCTGGTGGTCGGAGGGCACGACGCCTCACGCGACAGCGCCTGGTTCGCCCACCCGGCGATCGACGCCGTGGCGGTCGGGGACGGCGAGGAGACGATGCCGCCGCTCGCCGCGGCGCTCGAACGGGGTGCGGACCCCGCGTCTGTGCCCGGACTGGTGCTGAACCGCCGGGGCACGCAGCACGAGACCGGGCCGATTCCCTTCCGCGAGGACCTCGATTCGCTGGCGCCGCCGGCGCGGCACCTGATCGAGCGCTACGCCCCCGAGTACTACATCAACTTCCGCAAGCCGCTCGCCCTCCTCGAAACGGCGCGCGGCTGTCCGTTCAAGTGCAATTTCTGCTCGGTGTGGAAGTTTCATCACTCGTCCTTCCGCGTCAAGTCGCCGGCGCGGGTGGTCGAGGAGCTGCGGGCGATCTCGGCGCCGAACGTCTTCGTCACCGACGACATCTTCTGGATGGACGCGAGGCGCAGCCTGGAGATGGCGCGTGCCATTCGCGACGCGGGCATCCGCAAGTACTTCACGGTGCAGACGCGGACCGACATCATCTGTCGCTTCCCGGAGGTCATCGAGCAGTGGAAGGAATGCGGAAGTCTCGCGATCTTCCTCGGGCTCGAGGCGGTGACGGACCAGGGGCTCGCGTCGATCAACAAGCAGAACCGGGCGTCGAACAACGAGCGGGCGCTCGGCATTCTCAAGGACCTCGGCGTCGGCTACACGCCGAACTTCATCGTTGACCCGGCCTGGGATCACGACGACTTTGCCCTCCTGCGCGAGTGGATCTCACGGACCGGTGCCTACAACAGCGGTTTCTCGGTGCTGACGCCGCTGCCCGGAACCGACCTGTGGAACGAGGCGCGGGACCGGGTGACCACCGACGACTGGGAGCTCTTCGACATCGTCCACGCGGTGCTGCCGACCCGGCTGCCGCTTGCCGAGTTCTACGAGGAGTACTCCCGGCTCTGGCGGCACGTTCTCGAGGTGCGCTTCCGTCATCGCGGCCGCGTGCGCACCTGGCTGCAACTCGGCGCGGCGCTCGCCACCGGCAAGGTGGGTCTCGGCGCGGTGCGCAAGGGGATGAACATCGCCAAGGTGTTCAGCCGCCCCGAGACCTTCTTGCGCGCCCACGCGTCCGCGGCCGATTGA
- a CDS encoding potassium transporter Kup: MGHAPAIHNRRDLVRLSLGALGVVYGDIGTSPLYAVKECFLPPHGVPFGLDNVLGILSLIFWSLSLIVVVKYLAFVMRADNHGDGGILALLALVTEGRAAPMRGETGARRRIVLVSLGLFGAALLFADGMITPAISVLSAVEGLEVATPFFRPVVVPITVVILFVLFLVQKRGTAGIGAVFGPAMLVWFGAIAAAGVPAILRTPQVLAALDPRYAVRFFVHNGLHGFLILGAVVLCFTGSEALYADMGHFGRRPIRLAWFTLVFPALLLNYFGQGALILERGEQVLANPFYALAPGPMLLPLVVVATAATVIASQALISGAFSLAQQAVQLGFSPRLTIVHTSEEARGQIYVPEINKILMVACITLVLVFRQSTNLAAAYGIAVMGTMVITTLLLYAVIRLHWGWPLWKTWSLVGLLLSAEVPFLLANSNKILHGGWVPLAVGAVVFTLMVTWKRGRRELSAMLEKSSFPIDAFLVDLERRKPHRVPGTAVFMTSSTGGTPPVLLHHFKHNKVLHEKVVLLTVRTEGVPRIDKRDHLEVTDLGQGFYRVIGHYGFMETANVPRLLARCERYGLQVAMNDVSYFLGRETLLRGGKSGMARWRKSLFAFLTNNARSPAAFFHLPPNRVVELGSQVEL, from the coding sequence ATCGGGCACGCCCCCGCGATTCACAATCGACGCGACCTCGTCCGCCTGTCGCTCGGCGCTCTGGGCGTCGTCTACGGCGACATCGGCACCTCCCCCCTCTATGCGGTCAAGGAGTGCTTCCTGCCGCCGCACGGCGTCCCCTTCGGCCTGGACAACGTGCTCGGCATCCTCTCGCTAATCTTCTGGTCGCTGTCGCTGATCGTCGTGGTCAAGTACCTCGCTTTCGTCATGCGGGCCGACAACCACGGCGACGGCGGGATCCTGGCGCTCCTCGCGCTGGTCACCGAAGGGCGGGCGGCACCGATGCGCGGCGAGACCGGGGCGCGGCGCCGGATCGTGCTCGTCTCGCTCGGCCTCTTCGGTGCGGCGCTGCTCTTCGCCGACGGCATGATCACCCCGGCGATCTCGGTGCTTTCGGCGGTCGAGGGCCTCGAGGTGGCGACGCCGTTCTTCCGGCCTGTCGTCGTGCCGATCACGGTGGTCATCCTCTTCGTCCTCTTCCTGGTGCAGAAGCGCGGTACGGCGGGAATCGGTGCGGTCTTCGGGCCGGCGATGCTCGTCTGGTTCGGTGCCATCGCGGCGGCCGGGGTGCCGGCCATCCTGCGCACCCCGCAGGTGCTCGCCGCGCTCGACCCGCGGTATGCGGTGCGCTTCTTCGTCCACAACGGTCTGCACGGCTTCCTCATCCTCGGCGCCGTCGTGCTCTGCTTCACCGGCAGCGAGGCGCTCTACGCCGACATGGGGCATTTCGGCCGGCGGCCGATCCGCCTCGCCTGGTTCACCCTGGTCTTTCCGGCGCTGCTGCTCAACTACTTCGGTCAGGGGGCGCTGATCCTCGAGCGCGGAGAGCAGGTCCTCGCCAACCCGTTCTACGCGCTGGCTCCCGGGCCGATGCTGCTGCCGCTCGTCGTGGTGGCCACGGCGGCAACGGTGATCGCGTCGCAGGCCTTGATCTCGGGCGCCTTCTCGCTGGCGCAGCAGGCGGTGCAACTCGGCTTCTCCCCACGACTGACCATCGTCCACACCTCGGAAGAGGCGCGCGGCCAGATCTACGTCCCGGAGATCAACAAGATCCTCATGGTCGCCTGCATCACCTTGGTGCTGGTCTTCCGCCAGTCGACCAACCTGGCGGCGGCCTACGGCATCGCGGTGATGGGCACGATGGTGATCACCACGCTGCTGCTCTACGCGGTGATCCGCCTGCACTGGGGATGGCCGCTGTGGAAGACCTGGTCGCTCGTCGGCCTGCTGCTCTCCGCCGAGGTGCCGTTCCTGCTCGCCAACAGCAACAAGATCCTGCACGGCGGCTGGGTGCCGCTGGCCGTCGGCGCGGTGGTCTTCACCCTGATGGTGACCTGGAAGCGCGGCCGACGCGAGCTCTCCGCGATGCTCGAGAAGAGCAGCTTCCCGATCGACGCCTTCCTCGTCGATCTCGAACGCCGCAAGCCGCACCGCGTGCCGGGCACGGCGGTGTTCATGACCTCGTCGACCGGCGGCACGCCGCCGGTGTTGCTGCACCATTTCAAGCACAACAAGGTGCTGCACGAGAAGGTCGTGCTGCTGACCGTCCGCACCGAGGGCGTGCCGCGGATCGACAAGCGCGATCACCTCGAAGTGACCGACCTCGGCCAGGGCTTCTACCGCGTCATCGGCCACTACGGCTTCATGGAGACGGCCAACGTGCCGCGCCTGCTGGCGCGCTGCGAGCGCTACGGCCTCCAGGTGGCGATGAACGACGTCAGCTACTTCCTCGGTCGCGAGACGCTGCTGCGCGGCGGCAAGTCGGGGATGGCGCGTTGGCGCAAGTCGCTCTTCGCCTTCCTGACGAACAACGCACGGTCGCCAGCGGCGTTCTTCCATCTGCCGCCCAACCGCGTCGTCGAGCTCGGCTCCCAGGTCGAGCTCTAG
- a CDS encoding anion transporter, translated as MALDPLPLALFALTYLFLALGRIRGLALDRTGFALLGAVAFLATSRISLAEAKAAIDAPTLTVLFGMMLLSAQYQLSGLYGAIGERLARVASPRRLLAGTIAVAAALAAVLTNDVVCFALTPLVAAALLRTRLDPVPFLLAIACATNLGSALTPIGNPQNILIAQQLGLGFLPFVAVCAVPALLSLVATYLLLARRLGARVDPDVGPGVGPLPRCEPRPETPPLDRAEALKAIVLTLVAIVLFLTPTAAHLTALAVAGVVLTSRKMHTRTMLGLVDWQMLALFVALFVVTRGLELSGWADAARDTLAGAGLPLDRPAVLVPVVAGLGTVVGNVPAVMLLLRFVPPAPHVGYALALASTFAGNAVLVGSIANLIVVEQAARLGIAISFRDHLRVGLPVTLVSLTLACLTLLVL; from the coding sequence ATGGCGCTCGATCCCCTGCCGCTGGCGCTCTTCGCGCTGACCTACCTCTTCCTGGCGCTCGGTCGCATCCGCGGACTGGCGCTCGACCGCACCGGTTTCGCCCTGCTCGGCGCCGTCGCCTTCCTCGCGACCAGCCGGATCTCGCTCGCCGAGGCCAAGGCGGCGATCGACGCCCCGACGCTGACCGTGCTCTTCGGGATGATGCTGCTCTCCGCGCAGTACCAGCTCTCCGGGCTCTACGGTGCGATCGGCGAGCGCCTGGCGCGCGTCGCGAGCCCGCGCCGCCTGCTCGCCGGCACGATCGCCGTCGCCGCCGCGCTCGCCGCCGTGCTGACCAACGACGTCGTCTGCTTCGCGCTCACGCCGCTCGTCGCCGCCGCGCTCCTGCGCACGCGCCTCGACCCGGTGCCCTTCCTGCTCGCCATCGCCTGCGCCACCAACCTCGGCTCGGCGCTGACCCCGATCGGCAATCCGCAGAACATCCTCATCGCGCAGCAGCTCGGCCTCGGCTTCCTGCCGTTCGTCGCCGTCTGCGCCGTGCCGGCCCTGCTGTCGCTGGTGGCCACGTACCTGCTGCTCGCCCGGCGTCTCGGCGCGCGCGTTGATCCGGACGTCGGGCCGGGCGTCGGCCCGCTGCCGCGGTGCGAGCCCCGCCCTGAAACGCCGCCGCTCGACCGAGCCGAAGCGCTCAAGGCGATCGTCCTGACGCTCGTCGCCATCGTCCTCTTCCTCACCCCGACCGCCGCCCACCTGACCGCTCTGGCGGTCGCCGGTGTGGTGCTGACCAGCCGCAAGATGCACACGCGGACGATGCTCGGCCTGGTCGACTGGCAGATGCTGGCGCTCTTCGTCGCCCTCTTCGTGGTGACCCGCGGCCTCGAGCTCTCGGGTTGGGCCGACGCGGCGCGCGACACGCTCGCCGGAGCCGGACTGCCGCTCGACCGCCCGGCGGTCCTCGTGCCGGTGGTCGCGGGGCTCGGCACCGTCGTCGGCAACGTACCGGCGGTCATGCTCCTGCTGCGCTTCGTCCCGCCGGCGCCCCACGTCGGCTACGCACTGGCCCTCGCCAGCACCTTCGCCGGCAACGCCGTGCTCGTCGGCTCGATCGCCAACCTCATCGTCGTCGAACAGGCCGCCCGTCTCGGCATCGCGATCTCCTTCCGCGACCACCTGCGCGTCGGCCTGCCGGTCACCCTCGTCTCGCTGACCCTCGCCTGCCTGACGCTGCTGGTGCTCTGA
- a CDS encoding CoA pyrophosphatase, whose amino-acid sequence MSSRPVPRSWIEEVRDLLASPPPRRLGPKEMRQASVLVPLYVEAGELWTVLTQRSEFLALHRSQIAFPGGAREVGEGAWEAAVRETEEEIGIVAGTILHLGELDEAETPSGFRIIPCVGAVPSPLVAEANPDEIAEVFSVPLRALADPRLIEDRRIVFNGEPRMLRIYHFGRRQIWGVTARIVQNLLERLGLGTLEAPPDGVD is encoded by the coding sequence GTGAGCTCGCGCCCGGTGCCCCGCAGTTGGATCGAAGAGGTCCGCGACCTTCTCGCGAGCCCGCCCCCGCGGCGGCTCGGTCCGAAGGAGATGCGTCAGGCCTCGGTGCTCGTGCCGCTCTACGTCGAGGCGGGGGAGCTCTGGACGGTCTTGACCCAACGCTCCGAGTTCCTCGCCCTGCACCGCAGCCAGATCGCGTTCCCGGGCGGCGCGCGGGAGGTGGGGGAGGGCGCCTGGGAGGCGGCGGTGCGCGAGACCGAAGAGGAGATCGGCATCGTCGCCGGGACGATCCTGCACCTCGGCGAGCTCGACGAGGCCGAGACGCCGAGCGGCTTCCGCATCATCCCCTGCGTCGGTGCCGTGCCCTCGCCGCTGGTCGCCGAAGCGAACCCCGACGAGATCGCCGAGGTCTTCTCGGTGCCGCTGCGGGCGCTCGCCGACCCGCGCCTGATCGAAGACCGCCGCATCGTCTTCAACGGCGAGCCGCGCATGCTGCGCATCTACCACTTCGGCCGCCGCCAGATCTGGGGCGTCACCGCACGCATCGTGCAGAACCTCCTCGAACGCCTCGGCCTCGGCACCCTCGAGGCGCCGCCCGACGGGGTCGACTGA